A single Lathamus discolor isolate bLatDis1 chromosome 16, bLatDis1.hap1, whole genome shotgun sequence DNA region contains:
- the CA6 gene encoding carbonic anhydrase 6, which translates to MHISRGLPGLYTAVQMHLHWGGLDLETSGSEHTIDGMRYFAELHIVHYNSADYSSFEEAKDKPNGLAVLAFLYADGHFENTYYSEFISKLAKIRFAGQSTKLLSLDVQAMLPENLSHFYRYHGSLTTPPCSESVIWTIFHSPVLLSHIQISLLENTLLDWQNRTLRNDYRHAQPLHGRVVEASFRSKPTQEQCHPEEFNLRLEQIQMQLQDMKRELLNGGSHIGIKSSTFPSFYFPVENIESFVNIHPLHDMSLQAFTLCFWIKAQHAGSQTVLSYSTQEKDNELVLTVGTDVGLWIGGHFISFPLYHKAQDWLHYCMTWASWSGTANLWLNGAAGKAKSIQKGYVSQAGGTLVLGKDRDTLLGTFSNGFAGWMTHVNLWSQVLSPADIRALALCKPGHLKGDIIAWGETPMTLLGGVVLEPDTSCQ; encoded by the exons ATGCACATCTCCAGAGGGCTCCCTGGCCTCTACACAGCTGTACAGATGCATCTGCACTGGGGTGGCCTGGACCTGGAGACCAGCGGCTCTGAACACACCATAGATGGGATGAGATACTTTGCAGAG CTGCACATTGTCCATTACAACTCAGCTGACTACTCGAGCTTTGAAGAAGCCAAAGACAAACCAAATGGACTGGCTGTGCTTGCCTTCCTGTATGCG GATGGACACTTTGAGAATACCTACTACAGTGAATTCATTTCCAAACTGGCAAAAATCAGGTTTGCAG GTCAATCGACAAAGCTCCTTTCTCTGGATGTCCAGGCCATGCTGCCAGAAAACCTCTCGCACTTCTACAGGTACCACGGCTCACTGACAACCCCACCTTGCTCTGAGAGTGTGATCTGGACCATCTTTCATTCTCCAGTTCTCCTGTCACACATACAG ATCAGCCTCCTGGAGAACACCTTGCTGGACTGGCAGAATAGGACGCTGCGCAACGACTACCGGCACGCTCAGCCCCTCCATGGACGCGTGGTGGAGGCCTCCTTCAGATCCAAACCCACCCAAG AACAATGCCATCCAGAAGAATTCAACCTCAggctggaacaaatccagatGCAGCTCCAAGACATGAAGAGAGAGTTGCTGAATGGAGGGAGCCACATAG GTATTAAATCCAGCACTTTTCCATCTTTCTACTTCCCTGTGGAAAACATTGAGAGTTTTGTGAACATTCATCCCCTCCATGATATGTCTCTCCAAGCCTTCACCTTATGCTTCTGGATCAAAGCCCAGCATGCTGGCAGCCAGACTGTTCTTTCCTACTCCACACAAGAGAAGGATAATGAGCTAGTGCTGACCGTGGGCACAGATGTGGGACTGTGGATAGGAGGCCATTTCATCAGCTTCCCCCTGTACCACAAGGCACAAGATTGGCTGCACTACTGCATGACATGGGCTTCCTGGTCTGGAACAGCAAATTTATGGCTCAATGGAGCAGCTGGTAAAGCAAAGAGTATCCAGAAGGGGTATGTGAGCCAGGCTGGAGGGACCCTTGTCCTTGGGAAAGACAGAGACACTCTTCTTGGGACGTTCTCCAACGGCTTTGCAGGGTGGATGACTCACGTGAACCTGTGGAGCCAAGTTCTCAGTCCTGCAGATATTCGGGCACTTGCACTGTGCAAACCAGGGCACCTGAAGGGAGACATCATAGCATGGGGAGAAACCCCCATGACCCTCTTGGGGGGGGTGGTTCTGGAGCCTGACACCAGCTGTCAGTGA